DNA from Triticum aestivum cultivar Chinese Spring chromosome 7D, IWGSC CS RefSeq v2.1, whole genome shotgun sequence:
CAGAGCCGTTATTTTTCTTTCAACTTTCATCTCCGAATCACTACTTCACCTTCCATATCCTGCAAGCTCGGTGTCACTGCAAACTTGTTGGCACTCAACTGAAACCAACGCACAAGCCACAAACACACCCGTCTCATGAGCACAGCCCCATTGCCTACTCACTAGCAGGAGCACATCCCAGCAGCACTCAGGTTCTCAGCTTGGTGCACAGAACCCGGGCACGGACACACGCCACAAAGCACAAAGCACAAAGCACAAAGCACAATATTATTCCCACATACACATCTGCCTGATTTTAAGTTGTAAGCAATTAAATCCCATCAACATAAAGGGGGGGTACGAATCAACGCTACACGATCCATCAAGTTCTACTTATTAATAATAAGCAACCAAGCAAAAGGGAACCAATTAATCCAGGATCGGAGGAGTTCCGCCGACTCAAGACCGAAACCAGCAGCGAGACAACACGACTAGGCCTCGTCGGCGTAGGCGGGCTCCAGGatggcggcctcggcctcctgcACCTCCTTCTCGGACTTGCGCCCCTTCTTGCTCTTGTAGTAGACGCTCATGAAGGTGCCCACGGCGCCGTACTTGTGCCGGCAGTGCTCGTAGTGCGACGCGTCGAACATGCGCCAGAAGTCCTTCTCGTTCAGCTCCGTCACCGCGTACTGCGGCTGGTAGCTGTGGTTCTCGATCAGCCACTGCTCCAGCCGCTTCACCGACTCCGCCCCGTCGAACTCCTCCCCGCGGAAGATGCACGCCGGCGTGTAGTACACCCCCACGTCCGTGAACATCTGCGCGTAGCTCGTGTCCCCCTGCCGCTGCTGGTGCTCGAACCCCGGCTCCGGGTAGATCATCGTCTTCACCGGCAGCTTGAACAGCCGGTGAGGGCACAGCCACAACGGGTACACCTGTTGTTATGTTATAACACAGACACGTTCTTCAGTTTCACTCGGTGAACCAACAACATTCTTTCCTACTTTCAGACTAATATTAGCAGCAATATCAGGCGCCTATTAATTACCATACCAACATTCAGTGAGCACAAGCAGCAAAATTAGGTACTACCTACTGTATCAATATTCAGTGAGCATTCAGAGTAAGCAACAAAAGGGGAAGAATATGAATTCATAGCAAATTCCTAGCTAAAAGACTTGATGCAAGCATATCTGCATGAATGTCACGCAGAACAGAAGAGGAACGTACCTCCATTTCGTGGTGGACGAACTCGAGGGCGTCTCCAACCTTGTACAGGGGCACCAGCATGTCCTGGATCACATGGTTGTCATGGTAGTAGTTCCTGATGGCATCGCCCTGGGTGGCCTTGAGCAGGGACACCTTGGGCGGCATCAGCCAGCCGAAGAGGAACCTGAACCAGAACTGGTCGCCGAAGGGCAGGATGAGCTTCCCCTCCCAGTACAGGCACCGGGTGTGCCTGTGGTAGTACTCCCTCGTCGGGATGTACTCCACGAACTCGCCCTTCTTCAGCGCCGTCTGCGCGTGCTGGTAGAACCATGGCTTGAACCACCACCCCACGCTGTTGATCttgttgcccttcttcttggcctcctCCTTGGACGCGTACACGCCGGTCATCATCACGCCCTCCGTCGCGGAGTACACCATCCCTTCCACGAAGTCGGGGACCTTTGCGGGGTCGCCGTCCCTCGGCGCGACGGCGTCGGCGTACGCCTGCGCCACCTCCTTCAGGGGGCCCTTCACCGGGGTGTAGGTGAGCCTCATGTACTCCTTGATGGGGATGAGCTTGATCTCAGCTGAAACAAGGAACCCGAGAGTGCCCTGCGACCAGGGCACGCCGTAGAAGAGGTCGGAGTACTCGTTGTCCTTGGTGGCTCGGACGACCCGGCCGTCAGCCAGGACGATCTCCAGCGCGACCACCGTGTCGGAGAAGAGCCCGTAGATGTGAGAGCTCCCCTCGATGCCGTAGCCGTTGATGAGGCCGCCGACGGTGAGGTCATCGAGCTCCGCCACCACAGCGAGGGAGAGGTTCATGGGGCAGGTGGCCCTGGATATCTGGCCCATGTTGACGAGCGGCTCGACCTTGGCGACCATCCTCTCGGGGTCGATCTCAAGGATGTTCCTGAAGGCAGAGAGGTCGACCTCGAAGTGCCTGACACGCTTGTAGTCGACGTTGCgcatgccgacggcgatccacggctTCCTGGCCGTGCAGACGAGGCCGTCCTTCTTGGGGTTGCGCTGCTTGAGCCGCTTCACGACCTTCTGCACGTTGTCCTCGTGCTCCTTCTGCCGCTTCTTCTCCGACTTCATGGCGGACCACATGTCGCCCAGGTAGATGTTGAAGTAGATGAGCGCCGAGGCCGGAAGCACCACGAAGATGACGAGGATCCATCGGAACTGCACCAGGTAGTCCACCAGCACCTTCTTCCTCTTTGGTCGCACCAGCGGCGTCTGCAGATCCGCCATGGCTGGAGGCTGACTTCTGAAATGAAAAGAGTACAAAGAGATGTTAGCTGAGCCATGATTGATGATATAACAGTAACAGTGAAGCATATCAGAGATAAACTGTACACGGGAAAGGCGAAAAATAACAAAAGCAGCAGTAACATATTCTCATGACTATCAGGACACAAACATCCCAATTCCATTTTACCATGTATAGTACAGTTTAAAAGCGAAGCATATCAGGAAGAAATAATTATACACAGGCGAGGCTGAAAAGAAGAACAGAACAGTAGCATTGTCATGGCCCCCAAAGACATATATTGACCCTATGGCTGTATCAGTTCCATTTTTAATTTTTAACTGTCATATAATGTTAAGAAATTAAGTGCAGCAACATGGATGAGCATATCCTATTACACAAACAGATGCTGTCACGGACAGGGGCAATGCAGCTGCCAGGCCATTGGGCATCGTCACATCAGTAATGTTAGCTGAGCCATGATGGTACAAGAGTAACAGGGAAGCGTACTAGGGTTAAATCGTAAATGGGAAAGGCGAAACATAACAAAGCAGAGTAGTCTTTTTCTCGTGGTTGCCAAGACGCATCCATCCCTATCCTATTTTTAATCGCCACATGATGTTAGGTGAAAACGATGCAGTTACATCTAACATGGAGCATATTCTTTGCACAAACTGGATCAACATGTAGAGGGTAACAGACACTTATCATTCACAGGCAGAGCAACCTAGCTGCCAAGGAACTGGGCATGACATGAGTAATTCCATGAGAAGTAGTACAAGCACGACCATAAGTAATTCCTAACACCTCCTGTCACATGTCAAAACCTACACCGACACTGCACCATCATCTTTAGCTCCTAACACCGGTACTATCTAACATTCAGAGTTGCAGCGTAAGTAAAAATGCTGCATCGCCTTGGATTCCTAGCACGGATACTATCTGACATTCAGAATTTCACATGTGAAAATGCCACATCGACTTGCACTGCACCTGGCGCTAGTTTAGCCAGATTTGTGCAGCTGCGATGCACATGCAAGAAGTGTATATATGGTACTGCTAGAGCTTATACGGATGGATCTAGATCCGCGGAGAACTCATGCGCTGGCTGCCAAAATTAGTAATCCTATAACAGGTAACATGGTAAGGAGGGGCAAACATTGACTGAATATCCTAGAGCTGTACTgacaaacaaaaccaaaaaaaaaaaaagatcagttcattacagaAGAAGACTGGGATGAGCATCCGGGCTGTGGGGTGAATTAGGTGGGCACCCAGCAGACCAGATCACACCAGATAGAAGTGATGCATGCGAGCAGCAACCTGAGCAGGATTGTGTGAATAGAGAAAACCAGGTGCAGGACGGACAGATCTGTATTCTACTATGTGAGAATTTGACACTAGGGTAAACAAACAGTTTAATcatctcaacaacaacaacaacaacaacaacaataacagcaGCAGCAACCTAGTCGTAGAATCCTACTCCTGCCTTAGAAATGATAGATCCAGCGAAGAACAAGAAGAGCAAAGAAATCTGGGTTTGCTCCTTTGGTGCGCCCGCGCGGGATTGGCAGGATGCAGCGAATCTGGAAACCTGGGGGGTATGGAGGATTGGATCCGCTCACGGTGACGGGTCACAGCAGAGCAGATgaaagaaggaggaggagcatGCAGCAATGAATCCATCGAAGCAGAGGAAGGAAGAAAGGCAGGGCGGAGCTGCTTACCCGGGGAGTGAAGACGGAGAGGAGAGCAGAGCAGATCCCCCGCTCCAAGGGGCTATTTGGAGCGTGGGTTTGGGAGTACGGGGATTAGACTAGAgtagagagcagaggagaggaggttTTGGGGTTGGTGGGCGACGCGCATTTACTCCCATGCCCTCTTTCCATTTGTCATCTTCTATTCTACTAACGACGTCTGGCGAAACTGCCCCTACAAGGACATTTCTAGATGAACCTAGTTGGAAGACCGGATCTATACTCATCTCCCGTCTCTCCCTATACAACAACAGCAGCGGCTGCACGGGCGGGGAAAACAGAGGAAACCAAAGGCCAGAGGAGAGGAAGACGACGGAACCGTAAAaaaggaggaggacagcagcactAATTTCCGGCGGCATACGCGCACGGCATTCACGTGACGCATCAGTTACCGCCGCGCGCGTTCACGCATCATCACAAATTCACAAGCTTCTAGGCAAGGAAGGAAAACTGAACAAGGAACCCAAGAAAGTACCAATGACATGACTGGTGCGCGTATAAGCGAGCAAATTgaaactgaagaagaagaagaagaagaagaagaagaagaggaggaggagggggcggtgtTTCCAACAAACCTTGGTCCGGCCGGAGGGAAGGTGAGCCGCGCAGCCTGGAGCGAGCTGCGAATGCCGGGGCGCGGCCGGGGGTTTTAAACGGTCTACAGGAATCAGATGGGTGCAAGAGAACAGATCGGcatcagatcagatcagatcaggGGCAAGCAGGCGCATGGGCATGTGGGCGGGCGTACATGCaacagatgagatgagatgagttGCGATCTCGATCCGTCCATCCATCCTGCACTACCCTGCTCAATTATTGCTCCTCCTAC
Protein-coding regions in this window:
- the LOC123168911 gene encoding delta(24)-sterol reductase, which encodes MADLQTPLVRPKRKKVLVDYLVQFRWILVIFVVLPASALIYFNIYLGDMWSAMKSEKKRQKEHEDNVQKVVKRLKQRNPKKDGLVCTARKPWIAVGMRNVDYKRVRHFEVDLSAFRNILEIDPERMVAKVEPLVNMGQISRATCPMNLSLAVVAELDDLTVGGLINGYGIEGSSHIYGLFSDTVVALEIVLADGRVVRATKDNEYSDLFYGVPWSQGTLGFLVSAEIKLIPIKEYMRLTYTPVKGPLKEVAQAYADAVAPRDGDPAKVPDFVEGMVYSATEGVMMTGVYASKEEAKKKGNKINSVGWWFKPWFYQHAQTALKKGEFVEYIPTREYYHRHTRCLYWEGKLILPFGDQFWFRFLFGWLMPPKVSLLKATQGDAIRNYYHDNHVIQDMLVPLYKVGDALEFVHHEMEVYPLWLCPHRLFKLPVKTMIYPEPGFEHQQRQGDTSYAQMFTDVGVYYTPACIFRGEEFDGAESVKRLEQWLIENHSYQPQYAVTELNEKDFWRMFDASHYEHCRHKYGAVGTFMSVYYKSKKGRKSEKEVQEAEAAILEPAYADEA